One window of Bacillota bacterium genomic DNA carries:
- a CDS encoding S41 family peptidase, which produces MKRIRRVISLFIIVAVLASLAVALSPSRAAAGDRPASDGPFLDGVMNYIQSVFYKEVDRETLLAGAIRGILQALNDPYSEYLPPEAYNGLMQDVGGSFGGIGISITADNGRITVLSPIRGTPAEAAGLLPGDAIVEVDGKSILGISTDEAAGMIRGTPGTKVQLGILRGMNPELIRFEVTRAVINVDPVESKDLGNGMAYIRLTEFNENATAKLDAALKDPLVANAKGLVLDLRNNPGGALDQAISVAERFLPPNAVVVQIVGRNTTEKPRTSLDAKPWGKPLVVLVNKGSASASEILAGALKDFSVATLVGTRTYGKGSVQNVIGMYYGAGMRITVAHFLSPAGNAIDTVGVTPHILAENRALPEKSPYYLGYLDGKRDLKSGSVGLDVAALQDALRFLGYVVDDPQGTYGAASERAVRSFRKSIGLPVNGGFSGSLLNELGKKVQFETRDPSDDIQLKAAIKELSTQIGQ; this is translated from the coding sequence TTGAAGCGTATCCGAAGGGTCATCAGCCTGTTCATCATCGTGGCGGTCCTGGCCAGCCTGGCCGTGGCTCTGTCGCCCAGCCGGGCCGCCGCGGGAGATCGGCCCGCCTCGGACGGTCCCTTCCTTGACGGCGTGATGAATTACATTCAGTCCGTATTCTACAAGGAGGTCGACCGGGAGACCCTCCTCGCCGGCGCCATCCGGGGCATCCTTCAGGCCCTGAACGACCCCTACTCTGAGTACCTGCCCCCCGAAGCCTACAACGGCCTGATGCAGGACGTTGGTGGTTCCTTCGGCGGCATCGGCATTTCGATCACCGCCGACAACGGGAGGATCACCGTGCTGTCGCCCATCCGCGGTACTCCCGCGGAGGCGGCCGGTCTCCTTCCCGGCGACGCCATCGTCGAGGTCGACGGCAAGTCCATTCTCGGCATCTCCACCGACGAAGCGGCCGGGATGATTCGCGGCACCCCCGGAACCAAGGTTCAACTGGGCATCCTGCGGGGGATGAACCCCGAGCTCATCCGCTTCGAAGTCACGAGGGCCGTGATCAACGTCGATCCGGTCGAATCCAAAGACCTGGGGAACGGGATGGCCTACATTCGCTTGACCGAGTTCAACGAAAACGCCACCGCCAAGCTTGACGCCGCCCTCAAGGACCCGCTGGTGGCCAACGCCAAGGGCCTGGTCCTCGACCTCAGGAACAACCCGGGCGGTGCCTTGGACCAGGCCATTTCCGTGGCCGAACGGTTCCTGCCGCCTAACGCGGTGGTGGTCCAGATTGTCGGGCGGAACACCACGGAGAAGCCAAGGACCAGCCTTGACGCCAAGCCCTGGGGTAAGCCTTTGGTGGTCCTGGTCAATAAGGGCAGCGCCTCGGCCTCGGAGATCCTGGCCGGCGCCCTGAAGGACTTCAGCGTGGCGACGCTGGTCGGAACCAGGACCTATGGGAAAGGTTCGGTCCAGAACGTCATCGGCATGTACTACGGAGCGGGCATGCGGATCACCGTCGCTCACTTCCTCAGCCCGGCCGGGAACGCCATTGATACGGTCGGGGTCACCCCGCACATCCTGGCCGAGAACCGGGCCCTGCCGGAGAAGAGCCCATACTACCTGGGCTATCTCGACGGGAAGCGCGACCTCAAGTCCGGGAGCGTCGGCCTGGATGTGGCGGCCCTGCAGGACGCTCTCCGCTTCCTGGGATACGTCGTCGACGACCCACAGGGCACCTACGGGGCGGCCAGCGAGCGAGCGGTGCGGTCTTTCCGGAAGTCAATCGGATTGCCGGTCAATGGAGGCTTTTCCGGGTCCCTTCTCAATGAGCTGGGGAAGAAGGTCCAGTTCGAGACCCGCGACCCCAGCGACGACATCCAGTTGAAGGCGGCCATCAAGGAACTGTCGACCCAGATCGGCCAGTAG